Below is a window of Falco peregrinus isolate bFalPer1 chromosome 3, bFalPer1.pri, whole genome shotgun sequence DNA.
TTTTTGTGAGCAGAATGTGTTGCTAaagtttaaaaatctttttagaATATCTTATTGTTTCTGAAATCTGGGTTCCTGCAATGATGAACATTGAAATGcagatagtaaaaaaaaaaaaaaaaagcaagttacCTATAAGAATATTGTAGCAAGTAAGCaacatacatgtgtgtgtgtgtgtatatatatgtatatttatacacatgAATGTATCTCAGCACACTAACTCTTCAGGTCATCACCCCCCATCTCGAAGAACAAACCTAACTGTAATTAATTGGTATAGTTCCTCTATCTGAACACTATTAGTGCATTAGAGTTAACTAATATATAAGCTTCCCCTTCGCTGCCCTGCCAATGACCTTAAGCTTCACATGGTAGGAAGGCCACTTGCTGTAGAATAGAAAAGTAATTTATCCACCATGATTGTTCAGCCCTAGTCCCTCTGCAAAACAGCAACTGACAATTGTGCTGTATTATGGATGGTGCGTTTGTGGTGTGTACAATAGTGTGCAGAGCATCAAACTCACTTCCGTGAATACTGCAGGCAAGGTTTGAAAAGTGATCCTAGAAAGAAGAGGCTGCTTGCTGAGCAATGGCCCTccattttcaaatctttttttttctccctccaaatatctcccctccttcttttttttgccccaAAGAGAGACCAAAATTGTTTTCTCATCTTAAGAGCAGTATATAGCTTTCCATTCATAAAACTatgtcatatatatatatatatatatataaaagttactttgcttttattttacctgGGATTTCCCTGCTTCTTTCCACATTTCAGGATTTAGCATATTCCctcaaaatacaataaatttCGATTCTGTAGCTTAAGGGATCCATCAGTTAAAATGTTAGTCTTTCATCTTTATTACCCTcccattaaaatgaaagaaaccgGGACACACTTCAGTTTAGAAGAAGCAATTTAGTTGGTAATGTCCTTACTACTCAAGTCTttacaaagacagaaagtgcATTATTGCTTATATTTCACACATCTATCTGCATAAGAAGCAACTAAAGCTTTCAGACACATATGatattaaatttaataatattctttgattagattattttattacaaCATTTTTCCATTACCAGTCATTTCCCGTACACATTTACATTCATAAAACCTGCAcgtttttctttgtttgtgtgtgtgtgtatgtattcataaagcaaggaaaagattTTCTGGCTTGCTACAGCTGTTAGATTCGAAAAGAACAGATTAATAACTAGCCACCACGTAGGACTAGGTTTTCTTGTACACTGCACCAGTAACCCTTTGCTATAATGAGGACACAAAGAGGCTCACATCAGGCTGCTCCTCTTCTTCATAACTCAAAAGCGTCACAGTGGCAATAGCCTCTAGTGCTATTTGTCTTTAGTGCAGTTGTGACACTTCGGCATGATCCATAATTTGGCAGCTATTTACCGTGACATTTCCCTTCAGTGCAGCCATAACATTCAGTGAAGCCATTATTTGGTTCCATTTACCATATAAATTGTATTGTCGTGCATGCATGCTAGCAGCTACATTAGGTACCTGAAAATGAGTAAATCTTGTAAAACAGATACTAACAGCTATTCAGCAGAGAAATTTCTTTACTCCTCAGACAGAAGTAGGAATATATATAATATCTGCAAACACTACTGCAAACTTTTCCTTGAGAGACTGTAATTATTTGTCTTTACGTGACACAGCagttattcatattttttttatagatatacacacacgcacatacaCGCATGTGTACAAGTGCACATATATAGCAAACTATCGCTTGGTAGATATCTAACTTAATTCAAAAAGGTATTAGGAGATTCCAGCATAGCAATTAAGTAGGAAGCATATCTGTAAAATGTGCTGAGGGTTGCAGGCCAGGAGAGAGTGAGTATGTGTGTGTCCGTGTGCGCGTGCGTATGCACACATGTGACAGACTCAGGAAAAAAGCTAGCTCTTCATCTagttctttgttgtttttccatGGAAGCATATGTGTGTAGGAAAGGGAAATTCTGTTATTAGCCTCAGCAAACAATGCTAGATTCCTCTGTAGCAAATTCATTTAGAAAGGTAAAATTAGGATGTAGTGCTAGCAACCACATCTCCATGAGCTGCTATTATTAAtagtattattatttaaatcCCTGCTCTCTACATATAGAATACTTAGTACTTCCAAGGcaaatgtattattatttttaatcatttaagTCCCCACTGTGCACACAGCTTTTAATACACCTTTTTTGCAAGCATATTAAGTGTATTGTTATTAATCCCTTGCTGTGACtctacagtatttcttttccttgtatgTTCAGTGTCCTATCATCATTTAAACCTCTCAGTGTGTGCATGCCACATACATTTTCCTATCCATCtaatatttaaacattatttaaatcTATCATAGCTTGCTTATTCAAAGTCAGCCCTGCTCCTATAGCTGTAAGTTTGCAGAATATACTTTTAAATGAAGAGGAGaagttggcttttttttccccctgcaaacCAAAAATTACCATGACTCTTGGCAGAAAAGCCTTATCTGCgtgtttcagaaatactttttaccAGCTCCCCCATCGATAATGCTCTCTCTCAGCAGTCTAAATGATAGAAGttgtatctttaaaaacaaaaattacttctttgttCTGGATTCATTCATGGAAGAGCAATCATGTGTATACTGAGTTACCCCTTTACCTTAATATAGGCATTTGATGAAAGCACAAGCCCAAAAGGGCTATGAATTTAGTACACTGGCCATACAAGTTCTGCATATAAcaaatttaaacttttattaACATTGTATACAGTACGGAAGTGCTAAATAATATGCCTGAagccaaaattaaaaccaacaaaatgtCATATCTGAATACATATATAATGTGAACCTTCCAAAGGTTCCTGGGGCAGTCGCATTACTCCGTGTTATATATGAAGTAAAATATTAAGAAGAATGCAGAATGCTGTATGTCCAAATAGAATCCTGttacaggaagaaatttttacaacaaaaacatttggaaTTCACTGCCTCAGAAACACCTAAATCTGTTGGACTGACAGTGATcaacagcactgaaaatcaGGCCACTTGGATGGGATTTGGCATTTGACTGCAGGaacttaatttgaaaaattgttACCCATGCAACTCTTCTGCACTTATCACATGGTAAacaactgtattatttttattttgattttgccCTAGTACATCACAAGcagccttttttaaaagatgcatttattGACCAAGGGCACCACCTTATCtctgaacaagaaaagaaaccatGTGCCTAGGAAGAACAGTGAGAACTTTGTATGCTCTGACCTTGTAGGGTCCTTAAGTGTTTGCATCTTTCTAGCATCCAGTTGAAAAGGCAATATACTTTAGCAATTATGCAAAACACCACAATATTTGTAatagaggagaaagaggaagtATGTTTCTAACAGCATATCTtggtgaaaacaaaaatcatagTGGTTTGATGCTCAACTTgagtaaaaaagaaatggtaaGAGAGACTCAAGCCATTCCACCTTTCCCGCACATCCTCCAAAGCAGGACTAAACCCAGTAGTCAGACACAGTCCAAAACAGGGACAGTTCTTTGCTGCACACAATTCTTTGGGATGCTAATGATacatgcactgaaaaaaaaacccaaaaccctaCTACAAGAATGAGTTAAATcaaagttaaaaatactttttctattGCATGTACTACTGAGTAAACTCTTAAGTTTTTCCTACGTTACTTTTAAAAACGTTGTATGCAGTCAGTCCTGAATAATGCCCCAAAATTAAGTTTACTCTGGACTTTTTCCTTCAACCCCTAGACATTATCAGTCTATCATTACGTTTATTATTAGGTGTATGATCTTAGGAAATTTCCATTTCTCCAACTGCACACAAATGTCTGTAATTTCAAAAGATGTGGCAAAATCGGCCTTTAAGATCTTAAACGTTTGCTATGGAAAAAAGATGTAGAGCAAGCATggtttaaagtattttattgttCTGGAAAATATTACACTTCTAGCTGGAATTCCCACTGTATGTACTGTTAATAATATCTATTAAGTGAGGAAGAATTTTCAAAACTTTACAAAACCTTTTAACTGAACCCACTAGATGATCTATGGCTGAGCGTCAGTAAGTGTACGAGCTACTCTGACTGTAGATTTAAAATAGCCTTGCTGTTTGTAAAAgggcttctgcagaagcaataTTTGGTAATACTAGAAGTAGCAGCCTGATTATGGAAAATCGCATCAAGAATCATCAAAGAACTCTACAACATGGAGATTATCTACAAAGGACATAGCAAGAACCATAACAATATGAATAAATTCCACAAATATTGAAATCActtttttaactttattaaatcttaaaaaaaatatacaggaCCTGAACACTGGTGAACATGGCTCAAAACCCCACTCCAATAATCTTGTAACACTGACTAAAGAGGAGACCCCACAGTAAACAGTAACAGTAGCaaatgaaaaggcaagaaaatgagATTATGTTGCAACTTGCAGtgaaagatttaaaagaaaattgagcAGTTGTTTATACTTACGAaagacataattaaaaaaaaaagtcaagttgCTTTTCTTAATATTACTGACATGTCAGAATTGGAGGATAAATTTCCTTGTGTAAACAGTCAAGGAATATTACTATGATCCACGATGCAACTGAATTATGATTATCGTGtttgtgacaaaaaaaatcaagagcataattttttccagaaacttcAAGCGATTAATACAACAACTGCAAGATACAACTCTTTACTTAGTCTTGTtctaacaattttatttttaaatcgGGGAATCAATATtgctgaaataatattttttatctgAGCTGAACTACATATAAAGTCTTATCAAACCAGTCTGACAGACTAAATCTGCTTTTGCATCAAGGCTTATTCTGTCAAGAACAATGTTCTTGTCTCACACTAGCCTAAGCGACAGAATCAAACACAGGTCCATTAAGTCTGTGCTACAGCCACCGATTTAAGcacttttaagaaaattaaaaaaaaaaaatcacacaaaaactTTTAGTAACACCTTGATGCTGTTTTTTAACATAATATCCATTactaagctttaaaaaaagaaattgtttctaGTAATTCTGTGGCATAAAGTGcccattttctctcttctgattTATATCATTGTTCTGTTTTTACAGCTTACTGTTGACAGAGTGAGGTAATTCAACTACAATTTTTCCAATGTTTTTCCCCATGTACATGTAATCTACAGCACGGAATACAGACTCCAAGCCAGTGAACTTGCCCTCCGGAGACAGGTCTCCAAAATCCACCTCACAAACCAGGTCTCCTCTTTCATACATCTTGAGCAAGTGCTGCAGAGCCATTTTGTATTCAGAAAGGTAATGGTTCAAGAAGAAACCCCGGATGCTGGCGGACTTCTTCAACAGTTTTGCTGGCAGTAACTCTGCTTTAATGGGCTGGAGGCCAGTAGGGTTTTGGTAGCCAGCGATAAACCCAATAACTATCAGACGCCCTTTGGTAGCCAAGGAGTTAAGAGCCAAGTCAAACATCTTTCCCCCAACAGATTCATATACTACATCCATACCTTCAGGGTAGTCCTTCCTAAGAACAGAttcaacattttcagttttatagtTGATCGTATGGTCACAGCCAATGGATTTCAGAAAACCACCCTTTTCATCACTGGAGCAGGTTCCAATTACATGGCATTTTGCCTTCTTTGCAAGCTGCACAGCGAACTGGCCCGTTCCTCCAGCCGCTGCTGTCACCAGAACCTTCTTGCCTTCAGACAGGTCTCCCAGCTCTTTCAAACTGATGTATGCAGTAGTGCCACTTACCATTAAAGTAAGAAACTCAGGTTTCACAGAGGGTAGAGGTACCGCTTGTTTGGCAGGCACAACTGTGTATTCAGCAAAAGAACCTGCTTTCACATAGGCCACAGCTTGACCCACTGTAAAATCAGCACTAGCACTGAGTCCTAATGCTACCACATCACCAACACCTTCAAAACCTATATCAAACGGGGGTTTAACTGATGTGTCATATCGACCAGCTGAGTAGTTTATGTCAGATGCATTAATGCCGACAAatctagaagaaaacaaaaatacattaacgAGATTATTCCTTACCTAGTCTTTGTCATATGAGAAACCTTCAATTTAAATTTGTGGGACAAGCACAAGACTTTTTCTGATTATTGGTATATTTGAATAATGAGTACACTCCAGAGACTACTTCCATCACACTTTTGTAGTTCACATTCTGTTACTGTAGAATGAAAGATAAatttgctaaaaaaaaccccctaaacCCAAAAACTTGTCTTTTCCTCAGGTCCATTTGACCAAACTAAGCtaactaaaaataattctgtaaaagATTAAAGGATGAAAATTAATTGACCACTTTATACGAAATGTGGAAACACCAGAGTAAAACGTGCAAAGCGGTAAATATGTGGATTCTGGCaacaaatttacattttttaatataataatacTGTTAATGACTAATGATCATATTAACTATCGATGTCATTTGCAAGGTCGTGTTACTGTAGGCAAGTACTTTTTAATTGATGGAGTCACTACAGCAAATTTGCCTTTTGATGTAGCTAATGTCAAcgttaaaacattttctttatataaattACTTGCAACACATCAAAACAACCTTGCACAGAAGGACTAAAATTCTAAGACTGAGCATCAAGTCCTACTGACCTCTAACAGGTGAAAATGgatgccaattttttttttaagaaaaagacagaGACATTCTCACAACTTGATTAAACACTAAGAGATAATGCCTAAAAGAAAGTTATGATCTACTTGAAATGCAAAGAATATTTTagtaacactttaaaaaaaaaaaaaaacaacaaacaaaacaaaacaaaccataacAATATCTCTATACGGGCAAGGTATGAGAGACCGGGGAAGAATCTGTTACCTGGAAAACGTAAAAAGGAAAGACGCAACAAAAAACACCAGGATTGCTTCTATGTGTGGAAGTGACAACCTGAAAGGTGTACTTCATAC
It encodes the following:
- the PTGR3 gene encoding prostaglandin reductase 3 → MSFSAKSGALLSSRAARCWWRQQPSCAAAGPAWSYFGGSRPRPILDMSYSRHFLDFQGSSIPSSMKKLVVTKLSQNFREAVTLRQDSPVPLPGDGDLLVRNRFVGINASDINYSAGRYDTSVKPPFDIGFEGVGDVVALGLSASADFTVGQAVAYVKAGSFAEYTVVPAKQAVPLPSVKPEFLTLMVSGTTAYISLKELGDLSEGKKVLVTAAAGGTGQFAVQLAKKAKCHVIGTCSSDEKGGFLKSIGCDHTINYKTENVESVLRKDYPEGMDVVYESVGGKMFDLALNSLATKGRLIVIGFIAGYQNPTGLQPIKAELLPAKLLKKSASIRGFFLNHYLSEYKMALQHLLKMYERGDLVCEVDFGDLSPEGKFTGLESVFRAVDYMYMGKNIGKIVVELPHSVNSKL